Part of the Panicum virgatum strain AP13 chromosome 4N, P.virgatum_v5, whole genome shotgun sequence genome is shown below.
GAGAAGTAGTAGAGGGGTGGGTTTTGCACCTTGACGCACTCGGCGTGGTCGGCGAGGTTGCGGTACTCGGGGTTGACCTTGGAGCCGCCAGCATAACCAACGGAGGTGCGGATCACGCCGGGAAGGCAGCTAAACGCCGCCTCCGACCTCCAGAAGCTGCCCAGCGCGAACACCGCCGTGGCCGGCGCTCCCCCGCGCGGCAACGCCTGTCCGCGGTccgcggcgccgcgggcggGGAGGCGTGCGCCCGAGCCCcccgcgacgaggaggacgagcaccCCTACTACCGCCGCgatgcctgcggcggcggccatggcgtcggCCGGAGATCGGGATCGGGGAGGAGCGTGCCTCCTGCAGTCCTGCTCGTCGGTGTGGTGGGACTATTCGAAGAGGTTGTGGAGTGGGGTTGGTGGTGGTGGGCTGATATGGCAGTTGGGCCGTTTGGGCCGGACAGTGATCCACCCACTAATGTTGGGCCTGAAGATCACGTCTGGGCCCAATGGAAGGTAAAAAAAGAAGAGATGAGTGGCCGAAGACAAACTCACATGAGAAGCAGCCATGTACAGTATTGAAATGTGTCCATGAAATATTTACAATTACAAGCAGGTATACAGTATATACCTTCTAAGGCAAAGAATACGGGATTATTTGTTTGGCACCTTGAGTGGGTATGTAAAAAATCCCTCCAGCAATCAAGTGAAGAACCAGCAGCAGAGCAAACATATCCATATCCATTGTTATTATTCCGGCATATGAAACTGCCCTTCTATTCCAAAACAACAAGATCAGTGCTCCGGAACTATTTGCTGCATGTTTGAGATTGGCAAGTCCTCCTCACCTGCTCAAGGTAGCTATTTTCTGAAGTTATTGCTCGTACTGGGTTCATTGCCACCAGGAGACCTGCATAAAAGTTTTTGCCTTTTGGTGTCTCCAAACTTCTTTTGTCAACTGGAGCCTGAGACTGGAAGTCCAAGGTAAGCATGGCCTTTCATCTGCATGCTGAAGGATTGGTAAGCATGGTACGATGCCACGATTGTAAGCACCTTAGCAGCTGAAGTAACTTGTTTCCAAGGCAAAGATGAGTCTGAGGTCCAAATCCATGGATAAGGATAAAGCAAAGTTTCTTGGAGGTAAATTAGACAACCTGCAGGAGAGCACCAGTGTTAAACAATAAGTTAGGATCATATAATTCGTTATATGCCAGTGTAACTCTAATTCCTGACTGTCACCACTAAATACTTCTATTGTTGTAAGATTATTGTACTGCAAATCTGAATCAAAACAGTAAGAAGTCCATTCTCCAAACCAGTGTGAGAAGTGCAAAAACGATTGGGAAACAATTATTACTCATCTGTCGTTTGTGATAGCAATCTAAACAATCAAAATAATGGAATGGGCAAAAGAGGAAAAATTAATCTGATAGCAGTAAAATTTGAGTTCGGAAGAACCATAACCTGAGACAGAAGGTGCTAAATAAATTAGCAAAGTTGGCAAGGCATGATCCAAAACCCAAGGAGTCAAGATTCAGATGACAGGGCAGCCGCTTTATGGACGCCAAACATACTCTAGAAGGTTGGATTGAATGCTGGAGGTTACTTTGTTTGACTGAATCCTCGCAGTTCAAATGAAACTACTTCCGATTGTAACTAAATAGCCACTACCTCCTCATCAACTAGCATATTGTCAGTGGGAACAGTTCCAGCAATCCTCATCATGTGATGGATATCTTGTACCAGACCATTGATCAAGTCAGATTCACTATGGGAATTATCACGTGTTACAAATACATGAACCTTATTTGCCACCTCAATCCAACTGCATCCTGGTTGTTTCTTCAGTCCACGATTATTCATCTCTGACCTAATCTGTGCTGCTTCTTTCCACTTACCAGCAGAAGCATAGATGTTAGACAGGAGAGTATAAGTTCCAGCATTATCAGGTTCTGCTTCTAAGAGACTTCTAGCTGCCAAATTGCCAATGCTCACATTTCCATGTGCATTACACCCACCTAGAAGGGCACTCCAGACAGAACCTGATGCAGGCTTAATCTTCAGGCAGTGAATTAACCTTTTGGCATCATCAAGCCGTCCTGCTCGGCTACAAAGATCAATCAAGCTAGTATAATGTTCATCACGCACAGCAACTGACCTATCTTTAACCATTGATTCAAAGATCCTAAGCCCTTCATCAACCAAACCAGAGTGGCTACATGCTGAGAGCAACACCACATATGTGACATCATTAGGCTTATATCCATTTTCTTGCATCTTGTCATACAGGCGTATAGCTTCTATGCCAACAACATGATGCGCATATGCCGCAATGATTCCATTCCAAGAGATCAAGTCCTTCTCCCTAGAAAGATCAAACAACTTTCTTGCCAACCCAATTTCGCCACACTTGGAATATAAATTCATCAGGGCGGACTCGACAAAAGTATCAAACTGAAATGCCGTTTTGCATAACATTTGATGCACCTGCTGCCCTTCACAGAGTGCCGCAAGGTTGCTGCAAGCATCAATAGCACCCAAAAATGTCACTTTATTTGGTCTGATACCTGCCGTAAGCATACCATTAAAGAACCCCAGTGCCATTTCACTTTGCATGCCTTGCAAGTAACCATTTATCATGGTAGTCCAAGTGACAACATTCCTTTCAGGTGCCTCATCAAATAGCTCCCGTGCCCTCTTCAAATCTTTTCTCCGGATAAAACCGTTAATCATAATGTTCCAAGAAGCAACATCCCTCCTGTGCATCTTCATGAACAAATCCAGCGCTTCATCAATCCTGTCATTACTTATGTACCCAGAGATCATGGCGTTCCAAGAAACCACATTCCTGCTTGGCATGACATCGAACAACACTCGAGCTTCATCAACATTACCGTACCACGCAATGCCGGTAACCATGGTCGTATAAGCCATCACATCCCTATCTGGCATTCTTGCAAACAGCTCTCGCGCACTATCCACGCTCCCTGACCGCACCAGTCCGGCCAGCAGAATGTTCCATGAGCCGGCATCCCTCACTGGCATGCGGTCGAACAGCGCACAGGCATCATCCACTCGGCCCGCAGCGACGTATGCCTCCAGCATCGTGTTCCAGGACACGACGTTCCGCTGGGGCATCCGCTCGAACAGCGCCTCGGCCTCGTCaacgcggcgtgcgcgcgcgtaCCCGGAGAGGAGCGCCGTCCAGGTGACCACGTTCCGACGCGCGTCGGGGCGGTTGAACAGCGCCCGCGCGTCCCGCAGCATCCCGCGCCGCGCGTACGCCGACACCATGGCCGTCCAGGTCACCACGTCCCGGTCGGGCGTCCCGTCGAACAGCCTGCGCGCGTCCCACACGCGCCCCTCCGCGGCCAGCTCCGCGATGCGGCGGCTCGTGTCCTCCACGCGCTCCAGCCCGACGGAAGCGGCGGAGGCACTCGCGCTGCCGtaggcgccgtcgccggcaagCCGGAGCCGCCGCGAGGAGCGGAGCCGGCGCAGCGCTGCCGAAGCCACCATACTTTACTTGGCAGAcacagagtttttttttttttgaaacaggcAGACACAGAGTTACCAGACCAAGCGACTCCCGTTATGTTTCCTCTCCCCGTCAAAGCTTCAGATCCTGGCCGTCCGATCCTGCCACCGACGGCTACGATTGCTGGGTCCCACCCGCCAGAGCCCAACGCGGCTGCCGAGGCGTTGGCTCTGTACGGCAAAATACGGCTAGGCTATCTATACGGAAGCGCACCCAAACCTTTCCCGAAAGGCGAAGCGTCGAATCGAAATCGAGGccagcgaggcggcggcgaagggggagtgccggcggcgaggggcccacgcgtcagggACAGAGCGGGGGAGTTCCTCACCACCGGCGGGCGATGGATatggcgccctcctcctcctcctccggtggcggcggcggcggcggcggcggcggcgccgacccgATGGCGCTCGTGCAGGGGTACACGAGCGAGGAGCTGGCCATCGCGGGGGAGTTCCTCACCACATGGCTCCCCTTCCTGTCCGCGGGCCTCTGCCCCTCCTGCGTCGAGTCGCTCCGCGGCCGCGTCGACTCCTTGCTCCCGCGAGGtaaccgccggccgccgtggttGGGATTCTGTGTAGACGTACACTTGTGCTACTAGGGTTTTTTGGTTAGTTCTTGTGCCTGACACCCTTCCAACCCCGGGCAGATGAGGaatcgccgccgacgccgacgctcCAGATCGATCAGATTGAGCCGACGGGGTGGGACTCGGATCCCGCGCCCCAGAAGCACCCGCCTTTCGAGCCCAGCGGATGGGATTCGgatcctccgccaccgccgccgccgcagcagcagccggcgccggcggagaaGCCGAGGATGTCGTGGGCGGATATGGCGCAGGAGGACGAgctcgctgcggcggcggaggaggacgcgccggccgcggcggctgaTGACGGGGAGGAGGGGGACGAGGTTGGGAGGCCCAAGGTGCAGCTGACGAGGGACCAGCGGGAACAGAGGAGGTTCAAGAACGTGGTGCGGAAGAAGGATTTCATCTGCCTCGAGAGAATTAATGGCCGCCTCGTCAACATCCTTGAGGGCATTGAGCTTCATGCCGGTGTATTCAGCTCAGCTGAGCAGCGGCGCATTGTCGAATGCGTATATGACCTCCAGGAGAGAGGCAGGCGTGGGGAGCTTGGAGGTGAGTGTCACTTGGTTCTTATATTTGGCCTGATGTGCTTTGCCCTGGAAATTGGGGTTTGAAATCATTGAATTTTCATAATGGCTAGGCATTGGAGAAATATTTGGATAAAGTTAGCATTAGCTCGGGGCTAGTGAGAATTCATTTCAAAGTTCCATAGTTATATGTTGCCATATGAGGTAAACTATGTAGTACCAGAAGTTCCATAGTTATATGCTACCATATGAGGTCAACTATATAGCTCCAGAATTATCCCCTTGAGTATGACTGTTATCGAAAAGACTTACTGATAATAATATAGAAAATCATTTCTTTTATCAAATGCTACCCATATAATTTTTTCTTATTACACACATGACACATGACCATGGTTTTTGACGTGTTGTGGCGTCCATTGCCATTGGCCCCCCTAGTAGGCGACAAAGTGTAATTAGGACCTTTTGTGTGTCCTGTCATCCTGCGGCATTATGGATACACCTAGGACGCCTAAAAAATCATGCACATGAGTCTGCTACACCAGTGCTTACTTGTTTGTACAAACTATAAGCCTTAACATTCTAGCATTACTAATTCAGCACCATTTATTATTGTACATGCATTTTTCTGGTTTCCTTTTCTCATGTGTTTGTAGATCAATTGTAGTTTTTCACATTAGCATTTGCAAGCAAACAAACATGCAGACCTTACTCTATTGCTTCCACCTTCCAGCCCTGGATCCAACTTTCAACAGGAGTATAGTGTATTAGTAGTGGAGTGGGGCATTGGACTGTCCTTAACTTTGGTTAGATGAATCCTTAAATGCACTTTATTCTTCATATTTCAGAAAACGAGATATTTTGTTGAAACCATACAGAAATGCATTATGTAGAGTGGAATATTCAAATTCATGCAAACCCTGTTTCTCTTAGTGTGGGCTGATTGCACATGCCATATTTTTGTGTATCTGATTCTGTGGAGCATGGAGCACCGATGCCTTTTTTACATATATAGaatattgtgcaaactgaaGCCAATATATTATTACAGTAATAGTCTGTGTTAATACTATAAGATTGAGATGACTTTCATGACTTCACACCCTCACCATGAACAGGCATGTAATCACAGCTTGACTTTGCATTGCAAGCTTTGAGAAGTCAATCTTTCAAACTTCTCAATGACAAGTCAAGCTAGTGGATGTTATGAATTCGTCTTTTACTGGATTACATTATATTGATTTCAGTTCCTCCTTCGAGGGGTGGCATGATGTCTTAATCGAATTAATCCAATTTTTATCAAATGATTGCTGTTGTTGTTTTAACTTAGTTAACATTTAGGTGAAAGCAGAaatggaaaataaataaattggaCTTCTAATTCTAATGCAATTTTACTATTGTTATACTTCCTATATCGCAAACTGTATAATAATGTTAGATTATGCTCTTAATGTTTTCTTCTATTGATACTCAAATATTAATATAGTATTACTGTAGATTGTATGAAACTGTTAAGTTGCAGTCGTTTGTTTGCCATATTTAGCTTTCTATTTTGTGTGTCTGAATCCTGTTATGTTTCCTCTCATGTCAGATCGCACATACACTGAACCTCAAAAATGGATGCGTGGTAAAGGCCGGGTAACAATCCAATTTGGATGCTGTTACAATTATGCTACGGTACTTTCCTCCGAGAATTCCATCATCTTGTGAACTACATGTAACATTGTTGAGCCTCATATGTAAATTTGAACTAAATCTTCATGGCAGGATAAGAACGGAAATCCACCAGGCATTATACAGACCATTGTTTCTGATCCAATGCCTGATCTCTTTAAGACTATGGTTAAGAGACTGGTACGATGGCAAGTTCTGCCGCCGACTTGTGTACCAGACAGCTGCATTGTAAATATATATGAACCTGCAGATTGCATCCCACCACATATAGATAGCCATGATTTTGTTCGGCCATTTTGTACCGTTTCTTTCCTCAGTGAATGCAACATTCTTTTTGGATCAAACCTGAGAGCTTCTGCCCCTGGAGAATTCACTGGTTCAATTGCGATCCCTCTCCCCGTCGGGTACATATCTTGCCATGTTCTTTCCTTCTGCTAGTTGATTTCTTATTAAGGTAGTTGCACTTATTTATAATTATATACTATTTGGATAGTTGGAAAATTGATTTTATTTCTTGGCATTTCAAAGTTATGAATATATACAATTTTGAAGACTTTAGTAGCTCATTTGACTTCTATAAATGATTTGTTGCTGCATGGTACAGTTTTAGTAAAATTGTTTTCTTTGGGTCTGTACTTTTCAGAAGTTTTTTCTTCCAAGATCTATTTTGTAATGATTTATTTTTATGGATCTTGTTTTGCTGCAGATTGCTGCAAAGGTCTATTTTTAACAGTTAGATTTTGTTTGTGTA
Proteins encoded:
- the LOC120669922 gene encoding RNA demethylase ALKBH9B-like — its product is MDMAPSSSSSGGGGGGGGGGADPMALVQGYTSEELAIAGEFLTTWLPFLSAGLCPSCVESLRGRVDSLLPRDEESPPTPTLQIDQIEPTGWDSDPAPQKHPPFEPSGWDSDPPPPPPPQQQPAPAEKPRMSWADMAQEDELAAAAEEDAPAAAADDGEEGDEVGRPKVQLTRDQREQRRFKNVVRKKDFICLERINGRLVNILEGIELHAGVFSSAEQRRIVECVYDLQERGRRGELGDRTYTEPQKWMRGKGRVTIQFGCCYNYATDKNGNPPGIIQTIVSDPMPDLFKTMVKRLVRWQVLPPTCVPDSCIVNIYEPADCIPPHIDSHDFVRPFCTVSFLSECNILFGSNLRASAPGEFTGSIAIPLPVGSVLVLNGNGADVAKHCVPAVPTKRISITFRKMDPAKRPFNFKDDPELLNLTPLGTVVQEGGRSSNEGRSKLPDVQITNLSNLSRGKRSKGRTSSGKVGGGILGDQPPGHDQAPAVEVLSRQSLHGQRPVSASSAERERSSGRWSREPRYQSNALGMQAQVDDIREWPHPLPQERRHGNGINSSEDGVESVGRRPRVEHRQISLINRTINDDMDPLPISSRESGDQPHASGRTLYNKPRRTRVSLDD